TTCTGGCAATAATGAATTGGGAATTCCACGTTTGGATAGTTCTGCTGCAACATAAAGTTCTCCAGCGTGACCACCTAATTTTTTAATCCATTGAGGTGTTCTCATTTGTTAAAACCCATTATTATTGAACCGCAACGTAACGGTTGACCTGTCGACACAGCTTTTTTTGAGTCCGCACCAGTGATTGGTTGGGGCTTATAAAATCTCTGTATTAACCATTATTTCAATTACTTGATGAGTCTTTTTTTCTTTATAAATAAGCCAAGCGTCTTTAAAAGTAGTATTGTCAGTTGTAGAAATATCAGGCCCTCTGAATAGGACGAGGTTAATTCCATCTTTCATGACGCTGCTTTTGAATAGGATCTCTCCGAATATGCTCTCATCTTCTAATAAAATATCAGCAATGTCTTTGGTTGGCAGTAAATATCCACCTTCAGAAGAGGCGTAGCCAACTTGATTTGCCGCATCTTCATAGTGTCTTTCAATACCTTCCATAATAAAATTACCTACGTCAACGACATCACAAAAATTAACATTATTGCTGTTGCAATAATCACAATCGCCTATGATTTTCTCGGAATCAATAAAATTTATTATTTCGATTTCTGAGAAACAATTTGTGCAACATTTATTACCCATGATCTATTTTTTAGCCCAACTACGTTTATAAAACTACAATAATTAACTATATCTGAAAAAATCATTTGGATTCAATCCCGTTAGTATGCTAAAAATCCATTCCCGTCAAAGAGTAGAAATTCGAAATCCGAATCTCTAAATTCTAAATTCCAATATTTAAAAATATTTTGATATTTTGTCTTAAAGACTCAATAGTTCATGGTTTTGCAAAAATAAAATATTTTTACTGGTTTTTTCTGATTTCTTTCTTGACAATTCATTTTTGAAAACGTAATTTGTTGCGTCACCACTAGTTCTACCATACACAAACCTGGGCTTAAATTTTAGAAATGAATAACGTTATTGGCATTGTTGGAGGAGTTGGACCTTACGCCGGAATTGATCTGGCCACAAAAATATTCGATCAGACAATTGCGGAAACAGACCAGGAGCATTTGCCAGTCGCACTGCTATCCTTTTCCGGAAAAATTGCCGAAAGATCCTCTTTTGTTTTGGGGGAATCAGATATCAACCCGGGATATGGAATTTCCGACGTAATATCGGAGTTAGAAAAAATTGGCTCCAGCGTTGTCGGAATCCCTTGCAATACAGCTCATGCTCCAAAAATTTTTAATGTTATCCTGGATGGGCTTAAGCGAAAGAATAGTAAAGTGCAAATCGTCCATATGATTGATGAAGTTGCCAGGTTTATACAAGAAGAGTATCCTGAAATTAATCAGGTCGGAGTTCTGTCAACTTTGGGAACCCGTGAATCCGGGATTTATGATGATTGTCTGGCACAAAATGGATTGAATATTGTGCCACCGGATGAAATGACATTGGAAAAAATTCATGACGCTATTTACAGCATCAAAGCCAAATCAAATCCTGTGGATGAATCCACTCGACAAAAACTTTCTGAATCAATTGATTTTTTAAGCGCAAAAGGGGCGGAAGCTGTAATTTTAGGGTGTACGGAATTGCCTTTGGCTTATGATTGTACCGACAAACATTTAGTGATTATTGATCCTGCTATGGTACTGGCCAGAGCCTTGATCCGGGAGTTTGATCCTGCCAAATTAAAAATGTTGAAAGTAAATCAATTAATAACCCAATAAGTGGAGGTAACAAAAATGAGTTATTTAAATTATAGACTGGG
This sequence is a window from candidate division KSB1 bacterium. Protein-coding genes within it:
- a CDS encoding aspartate/glutamate racemase family protein, which codes for MNNVIGIVGGVGPYAGIDLATKIFDQTIAETDQEHLPVALLSFSGKIAERSSFVLGESDINPGYGISDVISELEKIGSSVVGIPCNTAHAPKIFNVILDGLKRKNSKVQIVHMIDEVARFIQEEYPEINQVGVLSTLGTRESGIYDDCLAQNGLNIVPPDEMTLEKIHDAIYSIKAKSNPVDESTRQKLSESIDFLSAKGAEAVILGCTELPLAYDCTDKHLVIIDPAMVLARALIREFDPAKLKMLKVNQLITQ